Below is a genomic region from Desulfomicrobium escambiense DSM 10707.
GTCACCTGGCGCGACCCCTTGGCCAGGTCCACGACCAGGGCCGCGGAATCCGTGCGCATGGTCTCCAGTTCGGCGATGCCCGAGAAAAGCTGCGCGAACATGTCCTTGACGACTTTCTCCTGCGCGGAAATCTGCCCTCTGCTGCGGTCCAGGGACGAGGCGACCTGGTTCATGAGCAGGGCCGAGTGTTCGCCGATCTTGGCCGTGTGCTCGTCGATGACGTTTCCCAGGGCCTTCACGTCGTCGGCCAGGGTGATGAAGCCCGAGCCCGAGGCGCCGAGGCGGGCGCTTTCGATGCGCGTCGTGATCTCCAGGACCTTGAGGGTCCGCACCAGGGGGGTGAAGCGGGCCATGGCCTGGTCCAGGGTGCGGATGAGCCCCAGGACCTCGGTCATGCCCTGCAGTTGCTGCGTCGCGGAAACCGAGGAGAACACGGCTTTGGCTTCGGCCGTGTGCTTTTCGAGTTCCGCGATGGCCGCGTGGAGGGCGCCTTCGCCCACGGACGAGGCCATTTTCGTGGCCGTCGAGGAGAATGTGTTCGCCTGGGAGTTGATGCCGAAGACGGTGGTTCCCAGCCGAAGAAAGTCATCCTCCCGGTCCTTGATCACGCTGGACAGGCGGGGCAGCAGTGCGGGCAGGCCGCGGGCGCATTCCACCAGGACGGGGCCTAGGGCGTTGGGTGGGGGGGCTGTTTCGTTCGACATGAACCAATCCTTTTCACGAAGCGGGCCGCGCCGCAAGGCCCGGCCCGCAGTGTTTCAGTCGGGAGCGTTGTCCGGTTCTTCCAGGGCTTCGAGCAGATGGAGTTCTTCGGACGAGAAGACCTTTCCGATGTCGAGGATCATGATGAATTCCTCGTTCTGCTTGCCCATGCCTTTGATGAAGTCTGCGCGGATGGACGTACCCATGCGCGGCGGCGGGTTGATCTGGTCGCTGCCCATCTCGAAGACTTCGCGCACGGAGTCCACGATGGCGCCCATGTGGCTCTTCTCGCCCTCCACCTCCACGTCGACGATGATGATGCAGGTGTTCACCGTGTCTTTGACCTTGGGCATGTCGAACTTGATGCGCAGGTCCACCACCGGCACGGCGTGGCCGCGCAGGTTGATGACCCCCCGCATGAAGGGCGGCGTCTTGGGGATGCGGGTCACGGGCACGAGTTCAATGACCTCGCGCACGGACCCCGTCTCCAGGGCGAAGACCTCCTCGCCCAGGCCGAAGGTCAGATATTGCTGCGTCGTGTTGTCGCTCATGAGTTACCTCGGCCCTGGTTAGAAGCGTTCGAATTCGTCGTCCTCGTCGTCGCGGCCCATGTCCAGGGCCAGGCCCGCACTCGCGCCCTTCTGGGGCAGGGCCTTGGCCGGCTTCCTGGCTGGCTGGGGCTTGCCGCGGCGTGCGGCCTGGCGCGTGACGCGGGCGACCGTGGCGCCGAGATGGAAGAAGGAGATGGTCGACTGCAGCTGTTCGGCCTGGCTGGACAGCTCCTCGGAGGTGGAGGCCATCTCCTCGGAGGCCGAGGCGTTCTGCTGGATGACCTGGTCGAGCTGCTGCAGGGCCTTGTTGATTTGCTCGGCGCCGGCGTTCTGCTCGTTGCTGGCCGCGGAGATCTCCTGCACGAGTTCGGCCGTGCGCTGGATGTCCGGGACGAGCTTGGTCAGCATCTGCCCGGCCTGGTCGGCCACGGACACGGTGGAGGAGGACAGCTCGCTGATCTCGGCCGCG
It encodes:
- a CDS encoding chemotaxis protein CheW; the encoded protein is MSDNTTQQYLTFGLGEEVFALETGSVREVIELVPVTRIPKTPPFMRGVINLRGHAVPVVDLRIKFDMPKVKDTVNTCIIIVDVEVEGEKSHMGAIVDSVREVFEMGSDQINPPPRMGTSIRADFIKGMGKQNEEFIMILDIGKVFSSEELHLLEALEEPDNAPD
- a CDS encoding methyl-accepting chemotaxis protein — protein: EEVSSSMEEMSSNIRQNADNATQTEKIALKAAQDAQAGGQAVVQAVGAMKNIAEKISIVEEIARQTNLLALNAAIEAARAGEHGKGFAVVAAEVRKLAERSGTAAAEISELSSSTVSVADQAGQMLTKLVPDIQRTAELVQEISAASNEQNAGAEQINKALQQLDQVIQQNASASEEMASTSEELSSQAEQLQSTISFFHLGATVARVTRQAARRGKPQPARKPAKALPQKGASAGLALDMGRDDEDDEFERF